One window of Brevibacterium pigmentatum genomic DNA carries:
- a CDS encoding IclR family transcriptional regulator: MSNGTQSIDRAAEILSLVVRSDEPISYTEVVEETALARSTVSRLLSALERNGLVERDGEGLYRGGSLFATYASRFDRVENLVSAADPTLQRLSEETGETVNLAMPGPKGVVQVAQVDSTFVLGATNWADVEVPPHCSALGKVMFAYDVIPLPTGRLERRTEKTLGSRKELTDDLEAVRERGFAIVHEEFEIGLDALAAPVFGIEGDVVAAVGISGPTMRIAAHHDRLGELLVDEAGLLSRTLKRKVTHR; encoded by the coding sequence CGAACCGATCTCCTACACCGAGGTGGTCGAAGAGACCGCATTGGCTCGGTCGACGGTCTCACGTCTGCTCTCCGCGCTCGAGCGCAATGGCCTGGTCGAACGCGACGGTGAGGGCCTCTACCGCGGCGGCTCGCTGTTCGCGACCTATGCCTCCCGCTTCGACCGGGTGGAGAATCTCGTCTCCGCAGCTGATCCGACCCTGCAGCGCCTCAGCGAGGAGACCGGTGAGACCGTCAACCTCGCCATGCCGGGACCCAAGGGCGTCGTCCAGGTCGCTCAGGTCGATTCGACCTTCGTCCTCGGCGCCACGAACTGGGCCGATGTCGAGGTGCCTCCGCACTGCTCGGCCCTGGGCAAGGTCATGTTCGCCTACGACGTGATCCCGTTGCCGACGGGTCGACTCGAGCGCCGCACCGAGAAGACCCTGGGCTCACGCAAGGAACTCACCGACGACCTCGAGGCGGTGCGCGAGCGCGGATTCGCGATCGTCCACGAAGAGTTCGAGATCGGCCTCGACGCTTTGGCGGCACCAGTGTTCGGCATCGAGGGAGACGTCGTGGCCGCCGTGGGCATCTCCGGGCCGACGATGCGCATCGCCGCACACCATGACCGCCTCGGCGAGCTGCTCGTCGACGAAGCCGGCCTGCTCTCGCGCACCCTCAAGCGCAAGGTCACCCACCGGTAG
- a CDS encoding methylenetetrahydrofolate reductase yields the protein MSQATLRALLTTARYEVLPTAGIVERIEEYVAPGREITVTASTGLTLEATLSTAEQLQALGFRAVPHLAARMIHGRPELTEIVDRLAEAAVDRIFVPAGDATPPAGGYAGAHDLLVDLSSMAAPFQHIGVSAYPESHPIIPDDVTIQAMWDKRDYATHLVSNLCFDPSVIASWVPRVRARGVELPLVLGIAGKVELAKLARVATKIGVGESTRFLRKNTATFTRMAKPGGYNPRKFLDKIGPVLDDQDMGVAGLHIYTFNQIKDTEVWRRKQLAALGGAEEVSTAW from the coding sequence ATGTCACAGGCAACGCTGCGCGCGCTCCTGACCACCGCCCGCTACGAGGTTCTGCCCACGGCCGGAATCGTCGAACGCATCGAGGAGTACGTGGCGCCCGGCCGCGAGATCACGGTGACTGCGTCGACGGGGCTGACCCTCGAGGCGACCCTGTCCACGGCCGAGCAGCTCCAGGCCCTGGGGTTCCGGGCCGTGCCCCATCTCGCGGCGCGGATGATCCATGGCAGACCCGAGCTCACAGAGATCGTCGATCGCCTCGCCGAGGCGGCTGTGGACCGGATCTTCGTCCCCGCGGGGGACGCCACTCCCCCGGCCGGCGGGTACGCCGGTGCGCACGACCTCCTCGTCGATCTCTCATCCATGGCCGCACCGTTCCAACACATCGGCGTCAGCGCCTATCCGGAATCGCACCCGATCATCCCCGATGATGTGACGATCCAGGCGATGTGGGACAAGCGTGACTACGCCACACACCTGGTCTCGAACCTGTGCTTCGATCCGTCCGTCATCGCGTCCTGGGTGCCCAGGGTTCGCGCACGGGGCGTCGAACTGCCGTTGGTCCTCGGCATTGCCGGGAAGGTGGAGTTGGCCAAGCTCGCCCGGGTCGCGACGAAGATCGGGGTGGGAGAGTCCACGCGGTTCCTGCGGAAGAACACGGCGACGTTCACGCGGATGGCCAAGCCCGGCGGATACAACCCGCGGAAGTTCCTCGACAAGATCGGCCCGGTCCTCGACGACCAGGACATGGGCGTAGCCGGTCTGCACATCTATACGTTCAATCAGATCAAGGACACCGAGGTCTGGCGCCGCAAGCAGCTCGCGGCCCTCGGCGGTGCCGAAGAGGTCTCGACCGCGTGGTGA